In Pan troglodytes isolate AG18354 chromosome 5, NHGRI_mPanTro3-v2.0_pri, whole genome shotgun sequence, the sequence caagacccatcagtgtgctgtattcaggagacccatctcatgtgcaaagacacacagaggctcaaaataaagagatggaggaagatctaccaagcaaatggaaagaaaaaaaaaagtaggggttgcCATCCtgatctctgataaaacagactttaaaccaacaaagatcaaaagagacaaagaaggccattacataatggtaaagggatcaattcaacaagaagagctaactatcctaaatatatgtgcacccaatacaggagcatccagattcataaagcaagttcttagagacctacaaagagacttagactcccacacaataataatggaagactttgacacctcactgtcaatattagacagatcaacgagacagaaaattaaaaaggatatccaggacttgaactcagctttggaccaagtagacctaataaacatctatagaactctccaacccaaatcaacagaaatacattcttctcagcaccacatcgcacttattctaacattgaccacataattggaagtaaaaccctcttcagcaaatgtaaaagaacagaaattataacaaactgtctctcagaccacagtgcaatcaaattagaactcaggagtaaaaaactcactcaaaaccgcacaactacatggaagctgaaAAATCTGCTCCAATGACTACTgtgtaaataacgaaatgaaggcataaataaaaaatgttcttagaaaccaatgagaaaaaaggcacaatgtaccagaacctccgggacacatttaaagcagtgtgtagagggaaatttatagcactaaatgcccacaagacaaagcaggaaagatctaaaattaacaccctaacatcacaattcaaagaactagagaagcaagagcaaagaaactcgaaagctagtagaagacaagaagtaactaagatcagagcagaactgaaggagatagggacacacacacaaaaaaacccttcaaaaaatcaatgaatccaggagctgtttttttgaaaagatcaacaaaatagatctACCGCTAGcatgactaataaagaagaaaagacagaatcatcaaatagacacaataaaaaatgataaagggggatatcaccaccaatcccacagaaatacaaactaccatcagagaatactataaacacctctacgcaaataaactagaaactctagaagaaatggataaattcctggacacatacaccctcccaagactaagccaggaagcagttgaatctctgaatagactaataacaggttctgaaattgaggcaataattaatagcctactaaccaaaaaaagtccaggaccagacggattcacagccaaattctaccaagaGGTACAAAAAGAAGCTGGtattattccttctgaaactattccaatcaacagaaaaagaaggaatcctccctaactcattttatgaagccagcctcatcctgataccaaagcctggcagagacacaacaaaaaagagaatttttggccaatatccctgatgaacattaatgcaaaaatcctcagtaagatactggcaaactgaatccagcagcacatcaaaaagcttatccaccaccatcaagtcagcttcatccctgggatgcaaggctggttaaacatatgcaatccatcacataaacagaaccaaagacaaaagccacatgattatctcaatagatgcagaaaaggccttcaacaaaattcaacagcccttcatgctaaaaactctctataaactaggtattgatggaatgtatctcaaaataataagagctatttaggacaaacccacagccaatatcatattgaatgggcaaaaactggaagcattccctttgaaaaccggcacaagacaaggatgccctctctcaccactcctattcaacatagtattggaagttctggccagggcaatcaggcaagagaaagaaataaagagtattcagttaggaaaagaggaagtcaaattgtctctgtttgcagacgacatgattgtatatttagaaaaccccattgtctcagcccaaaatctccttaagctgataagcaacttcagcaaagtctcagcatacaaaatcaatgtgcaaaaatcacaagcattcttacacaccaataacagacaaacagagagccaaatcatgagtgaactcccattcacaaatcCTACAAAgcgaataaaatacctaggaatccatcttacaagggatgtgaaggacctcttcaaggagaattacaaaccacttctcaagtaaataagagaggacacaaacaaaaggaaaaacattccatgctcatggatagaaagaatcaatatcatgaaaatggccatactgcccaaggtaatttatagattcaacaccatccccatcaagctaccaatgactttcttcacagaattggaaaaaactcctctaaagttcatatagaaccaaaaaagagcccgcattgccaagacaatcctaagcaaaaagaacaaagctggaggcatcacgctacctgacttcaaactatactacaaggttacagtaaccaaaacagcatggtactggtaccaaaacagatatatagaccaatggaacagaacagaggcctcagaaataacaccacacctctacaaccatctgatctttgacaaacctgacaaaaacaagaaatagggaaaggattccctgtttaataaatgtgttgggaaaactggctagccatatgtagaaagctgaaactggatcccttccttacaccttatacaaaaactaactcaagatggattaaagacttaaatgtaaaacctaaaaccatgaaaatcctagaagaaaacctaggcaataccattcaggacataggcatgggcaaagacttcatgactaaaacaccaaaagcaatggcaacaaaagccaaaataaacaaacgggatctaattaaactaaagagtttctaacacagcaaaagcaactatCATCAGactgagcaggcaacctacagaatgggagaaaatttttgcaatctactcatctggcaaaaggttaatatccagagtctacaaagaacttaaacaaatgtacaaggaaaaaacaaccccatcaaaaagtgggcaaaggatatgaacagacacttgtcaaaaaaagacatttatgcagccaacagacatgaaaaaatgcccatcatcactgttcatcagagaaatgcaaatcaaaaccacaatgaaataccatctcttgccagttagaatggcaatcatcaaaaagtcaggaaacaacagatgctggagaggatgtggagaagtaggaacacttttacactgttggtgggagtgtaaattagttcaacaattttggaagacagtgtggcaattcctcaatgatctagaactagaaataccatttgacccagcgatcccattactgggtatatatgcaaaggattataaatcatgctactataaagacacatgcacatgtatgtttattatggcactattcacaatagcaaagacttggaaccaacccaaacgtccatcagtgatagacttgataaagaaaatgtggcacatatacaccagggaataccatgcagccataaaaaaggatgagttcatgtcatttgcagggacatggatgaagctggaaaccgtcattctcaacAAGATATCATAAGGACAGAGAACCAAACACTGTacgttctcactcctaagtgggagttgaacaatgagaacacatggacacaggtaggggagcatcacacaccgggacctgtcaggctggggggctgggggagggatagctttaggagaaatacctaatgtaaatgacgaggtGATTGGTGCaccaaaccatcatggcacatgtatacctatgtaacaaacctgcacgttgtgcacatgtaccctagaacttaaagtataaaaataaataaataaatgaataaaaataaatactatttttaatgtaTAGAATATTGTAAGAGGATAATTTTCTGTGGAGATAATATGGTTtgtaaaaaattacattaaatcattattttcaaaatctttttaaaagatatatatccTTTAGGGgagtaagaaattaaaatattattaatcatcAACATATCAGCTGATATTTGTCACACTGATACTAGTAAAGTATAAAACCCTGGACTAGAAGGGACCCAGGACACATTTGCCACAACAGTGTGGTGACAGTCAAAGCAGAGGATGCTAGGGGCAGATTAGACCCAAGAATACATTTTGGGAAGTGGAGGGAACAATTTTGGAGTAGCTGGCCGTTATCTGTTGtctcagttacctgtggtcaagataatttgaaaatgttagatagaaaattctagaagtatataattcataagttttaaattgtgcttCTGAGCAGTGTGATGAAACCTCTCACTGTCCGTACTCCATACTGCCCAGAacgtgaatcatccctttgttcaGTATATTCACACTGTTTATGCTATGACCTGCCCATGGGTCACTTGTTAACTGCCTCAGTtggcagatttaaaaaaaacataatatatacGGGTTTGGTACTGTCTGCAGTTTGGGGGTCTTGGTTGCAGGTATCCCCTGTGGGTCTTGGTTGCAGGTATCCCCTGTGGGTAACAGGGGGCTACACTACTATCAAAGACAAGTCTCTAAGGAACAAGTGGTAGTGGTGGGAGGCGCATAAATGAATTATAAAGTAACTTCGCAAAAACATCTGCTTTTTTACAGTGCTTGAAGAATTTTACAATGTGGAAATGGAAGAAATCTTGCAGACTGTGTCTTTTAAGGCCTTAGtttcaaaaataagtaaactGGTGTTCAGAGAAGTCAAATGACACTGCCAAGACCATGCTATAACTTAATTCCTTGGCTCCTAGTCCAAGGCAATTTCTTTTCACAAAATACACAGGCCTGGACTTTGAAGTTTATTAATGAAATTTTGTCAGCTTGATATGTTGCCATCTTTCAAGTgcagaaattaattaatttttaaaattaagagctGTGTAGGAGAGAAATGGAagcaattttcttaaattacttATAATCAGAAGGACTAGGAGATTCCTTAttcattcttcatttattcaacagaaacTTCTTGAGCACTGCCAGTctggcacagtacctggcacacagtgggagTTCAATAGCCATTTGCAAGACAAATTATAGAATGGGCATCTATTGACTGAATGTTTGCCAGGTAGACAAGACTAGGGGTCTGGAGGTAAGTGACAAAGACATTCTAGGTAGTGGGAACATGTCATCAGCATAAAATACCATGATGGGGTTCAGGGAATCTCTACATCTATCAACTTGTGAGCAGTTGTGAGCCCCAAAGGTGTGAACTGGCTAATGCAGAATTCAATTTCAGTTTTAGAAGGATCCTTTTCTTGTCAGCATAGAGAATGGATTTAGGGTTATGGATGGGAGTGAGCATGAGGTCAAGGGCTGAGATACTAATCAAAAGGTTACTATTATAGTAAGCCTAGGAAAGAAATGATGAGGACTCTTCTCATTTTGACTTTCCTTCAAAACTCAAACTCTCCCTAAACTTTCCCACGTAAAATGCACATATCCCAAATACTAAAATTTGATCTCTAACACTAGCCAGTTTaggaagataaaaaatgaaaggGGGAAAGTTGAAGGCATTTCCCCTAAGAAGtggaacaagacagggatgcctactttcaccacttctattcaacacagtgctATTAATAGAAATCCCATCCatagcaatcaggcaagagaaagaaataaagggcatccaaattagaaaagaggaagtcaaactatctccaTTTGTCAGGATAAtcatatatctagaaaaacctaaagactcctccaaaagactactagatttgataaatgaatttagtaaagtctTAGTTTACAAAACTAATGTACCCAAATCAGTAgccctgctatacaccaacaacaaccaagctgagagccaaatcaagaactcaatcccttttataagagttgtaaaaaaaaaaaaaacccaccgaCGAATATACTTAATCAAAGAGGTGgaagatctctataaggagaactataaaatgCAGCTGAAAGaagtcatagatgacacaaacacaGGGAAATATATGCCATGCtcctggattggaagaatcaatattgtgaaaataaccatacttcccaaagcaatctacagattcagtgcaattcctatcaaaataccaacatcatttttcacagaattagaaaaaacaatcctaaagtttatatggaaccaaaaaaagagccccaacagccaaagcaatactaagtaaaaagaataaatctggaggcatcacattaccttacttcaaattatactacaaaggtATAGTTATCAAAACAGCATAGCACTGGTACAAAagtagatacatagaccaatggaacagaatagagaactcagaaccaattgatctttgacaaagcatacaaaaacataaactggggaaaggacactgtATCCATTAAAAGGTGCTTGGAAAACAGGATAGCAACATGTAcaggaatgaaactggatccctgtcactcaccatatacaaaaatcaactcaagatggatcaaacgCTTATTTCTAAGATGTGAAaccataaaatttctagaagaaaacgtaataaaaactcttctggacattggcctaggcaaggaatttatgactaagacccaaaaagcaaatgcaacaaaaccaaaaataaataaatgggacctaattaaactaaaaagcttctgataaacatcagagtaaacaggcaacccacaaaatgggagaagatatttgtaaactatgcatctgacaaaggactaatatccagtatctataaggaactcaaacaaatcagcaagaagaaaacaaataatcccatcaaaaagtgagcaaatgacatcaatagacatttctcaaaagaagatatacaaatggacaacaaacatgtgaaaaaatgctcaacatcactaatcattagggaaatgtaaattaaaaccacaatgagataccaccttattccAGTaataatggctattactaaaaaggcaaaaacaataGATACTGGTATGAATTTTGTGAAAACAGAATGCTTGTAGaatgctggtaggaatgtaaattagtacaacctctataaaacagtatggagatttctttctttccttctatgtatttatttatgagacagggtcttgctctgtctcccagactggaatgcagtggcatgatttggctcaccacaacctcagcctcctgggctcaagcgatcctcccatctctgcctcctgagtagctgggactacaggtgcatgccatcgagcctggctaatttttttttggtatttttttgtagagatggagattcaccatgttgcctaggctggtctcgaactccttggctcaagcaatccacctgccttgacctcccaaaatgctaggattatagacatgaaccacggcacctttctttcattcttaaagaaagaactTTAAgtactaaaagtagatctactattcagtccagcaatcccactactgggtatctatccaaagaaaaagaagtcattatatattttaaaaaacacctgcacatgtatatttattgcaacacaattcacaattgcaaagatatgaaacCAATCTAAGTACCCATtaactgatgaatagataaagaaactgtggtgtatatataccatagaatactactcagtcataaaaaagaatgaaataatgtcttttgcagcaacttgatGGAGCTAGAGGCTGTTATTCCAAgcgaagtaactcagaaatggaaaatcaaaaactgtagttctcacttataagtggaaattAAGCTATGGGTACGTAAAGGCTTATggagtggtataatggactttggagactcagaaagagGGAGATTGggaaggggatgagggataaaaaaatacatattgggTACACATACATATccggtgatgggtgcactaaaatctcatatatatatatgtatatttatatgtatatttcatccatgtaaccaaaacccaCTTGTACTCCAAAAgctattgatatatatatatataattttcatatgtatttatatatatgaaaaaagacaGCAAATCCCTGTCTTCCAAATCTCAAGtcataggaagagaaaaaaattcataaaattctaGGTTTGGAGATTTGATTTGTCGGCTGAAACCTCTTTCTGTTAATGTTGATTCCTTACACTGGAAAAATCCTAGACTATTATTTGTACGAGTGAgaatttcttttctgattttcaatCCAAACCACATGGAAAGAAGGTTAAAATGGAGCCTGTGCACTTTGAATTTATTCTCAGCATTTAGGCTGCAGTATCACAGCCCAATTTCCACCAGTAGGAGGCATTATCTAAACATGTTGAGAAATATTCGTTCCTAAGGAATGACATTGTTTCCTTATCTGGCTCAGTTCAGTCTGAGAAGAAGGGCTGTTGTTTCTGATGAAGAAAGAGCTCCACCCTCAGCCACTGCCACAGCTGCTCTGCCAATAACAAAGGCACAGCATTTTCCCTCTGTGCATCTCCAACATGGATGCTTTTCAgggcattttaaaattcttccttaATCAGAAAACTGTTATTGGCTACAGCTTCATGGCTCTGCTGACCGTGGGAAGTGAGCGTCTCTTTTCTGTTGTGGCTTTTAAGTGCCCCTGCAGCACTGAGAATATGACCTATGGGCTGGTTTTCCTCTTTGCTCCTGCCTGGGTGTTACTGATCCTGGGATTCTTTCTGAACAATAGGTCGTGGAGACTCTTCACAGGCTGCTGTGTGAATCCCAGGAAAATCTTCCCCAGAGGCCACAGCTGCCGTTTCTTCTACGTCCTCGGCCAGATCACTCTGAGCTCATTGGTGGCTCCAGTGATGTGGCTTTCTGTGGCTCTGCTCAATGGAACTTTCTATGAATGTGCCATGAGCGGGACGAGAAGTTCAGGACTCCTGGAACTGATTTGCAAGGGTAAGCCCAAAGAGTGCTGGGAAGAACTTCACAAAGTATCTTGTGGCAAAACTAGCATGCTACCTACCGTCAATGAAGAACTGAAACTCTCCCTTCaggcccagtctcaggtaagaAAAGACAAACTCGCCTTTTTCTCTCAGCATGAGCTCGAAGTATTCTCTCTGTGCTCCTTTCAGCCAGGGCTGTCTGTGTCCTGTCAGAATATTTTGAAACTAAATGGAAACTGAAACATGATGCAGCATTGAGACTATCTCAGGAAAAGCTTTTGAAAGGCTGGATGGCTCAGTAAAGTTGCTGACTGGATTATCTCTTTTCCAgttctgaaaagaaaatatccacTGGATTGTCCACATGTAAATACTTAAGTACTTTAAAACAGTCTCTCTGGGTCGACCTTGTAAATAAATAATGCCTAACACTAAATCATAAATTGAGTGTTAATGGCAGAGCTGTAATTAGAAATTACTGCCTTCTATCAATTATTTATATTCAAGTTGGtttctcaaacacacacatatattattcaTCTATTAAAATGTAGCTGAATGAAATGAGTTATTACTTTTCAAAGTTGCATGTAATATAATTAGTGTGGAGATTCTCTTGAATGATTTCTGGCAACTGCTATCTTTGTGTATAAATATTGTCAAGATTGAGAAGAATTTTCCTTGTACGGTAGGAATCAGCAGTTTTTAAATAGCCTTCTGTGAAAAAGTGACCGTACTCTCTAGGGAGATTATGTTTTATACTCTTTGTGCTGTACAGCTAAAGGGGTTCTTAATTACTTCAGAAGCTCAAGATTTGGGCATTGTTTTATTTAACAGAAGGAAATCATATCTTTACCTAATTGATGCAGGGAAGTAGCCTGTCATTCCTCCAGGCACATGAACACAAATCCAGATGTACAGCCTTAGGAAGGACTAACTTCCCATTTATAGGTAGTAAGAATTGCATTCCCAAAAGCAAAACAAGTGGTAAGAGTTGATAAGCAGATCCACAAATTGTCAGGAATGCTATCTGTTTCAGAATAAAGGCACAGAAATagcattattttactttttcaacaAGGATTTGCCTTGTTAACAACACATCAAGgcaaaatctgtttttaaaatcatacacTCCAAAGCTGGTTGGCAGTAAAGTCATACTCTTCATAAATTGATAAGTCAAAAAATACTCCAAAACAAAATCTTTTCTTTAATGCATAAAGCACATCTTAGATAAAACATATCAGGCTCCCAAATGTCTTGTGTCTTTTATTGAAGAAGGGTATAACTTACAACTCTTATGACAGAATGATTGATTTATGGTGTATGTCCTCAGTCACCAGGCTCCATTCAGTCAGTGGCAGGCCCAAACACTTATCATTGTGTGAGCTTCTCCTCTCTAAACACAGGTACAAGGAAATCATGCACATCATGTCATAGCTTAGGCTGAGCACACTGACCTGCTGATTCTTCATCAGAATGAGAAGGACCTGGGGCTGATTCCTGTGGGAAGATGCATAAGGAATGTGGGCAAGAGAAGATGTATCAATAGCAGGTGCTGACTACAGAGGTTCAGATAGGCAGGAGGCAACATATAGTCCAGACCAACAATAGCTGTACATGTGCCTGGAGGCGGAAAAGAACATTCATCCATGGGTGGGGCAGATAAAAAATCTAGCTGGATGACTCTCTATTCTTAAGGAAGATAGAATGGAGTAGTGGAAAGAGCTCAGTCTTGGAATTGTCTGGCGTTGGGTTTGCATGCTGATGCTACCAATCACCAGCTATGTGACCTAGAACTAGTGGTTCGACCTCTTTGAGTCCCAGTTTTCTCATAGTTAGTGGTAATATCACTTACTTTGGAGAGTTGTTGGAAGATTTAGAGATGATAGATACAAATGGGCATAA encodes:
- the CALHM5 gene encoding calcium homeostasis modulator protein 5 produces the protein MDAFQGILKFFLNQKTVIGYSFMALLTVGSERLFSVVAFKCPCSTENMTYGLVFLFAPAWVLLILGFFLNNRSWRLFTGCCVNPRKIFPRGHSCRFFYVLGQITLSSLVAPVMWLSVALLNGTFYECAMSGTRSSGLLELICKGKPKECWEELHKVSCGKTSMLPTVNEELKLSLQAQSQILGWCLICSASFFSLLTTCYARCRSKVSYLQLSFWKTYAQKEKEQLENTFLDYANKLSERNLKCFFENKRPDPFPMPTFAAWEAASELHSFHQSQQHYSTLHRVVDNGLELSPEDDETTMVLVGTTHNM